A part of Halodesulfovibrio marinisediminis DSM 17456 genomic DNA contains:
- a CDS encoding LysR family transcriptional regulator, whose translation MKIGRVNLASVNLNLLVALKALLDEGNVTRAASRLNITQSGMSKNLRHLRELFDDPLLVRSGNHFALTERAVELSQNLERILGEVTELLDRSSFDPAECTRTFTFATSDYVAEYIFPTVLESYRKVAPNISINLEIADETSISKLSNGSYDLITSMLDSQYQGLHHLVIGRDQFACCMRKDHPLMRRGGGLSLNEYCTLEHAAITGGGDKVHIIDAELAKIGKRRTIRFSATLFTTVCKVVSNSDMIATMPSHIASNLAPEFGLSWCALPFYIESFDYTIAWHERQHHDASHIWFRNMMQQLIQSSLYSHMAQEAPSDILCVL comes from the coding sequence ATGAAAATAGGGCGAGTTAATCTAGCTTCAGTAAACCTTAACCTGCTTGTTGCGCTAAAAGCGTTGCTGGATGAAGGCAACGTTACCCGCGCAGCAAGTCGTTTAAACATTACGCAAAGTGGTATGAGTAAAAACCTGCGACACCTACGGGAACTCTTTGATGACCCGCTTCTGGTTCGTAGCGGCAACCATTTTGCCCTCACTGAACGTGCTGTGGAACTTAGCCAGAATCTAGAACGCATTCTTGGTGAAGTAACAGAATTACTCGACCGCAGCAGCTTTGATCCGGCAGAATGTACTCGCACATTTACATTCGCCACATCTGACTATGTGGCCGAATATATCTTCCCCACCGTTTTGGAAAGCTACCGAAAAGTTGCTCCTAACATTTCCATCAATCTAGAAATTGCGGATGAAACCTCTATCAGTAAGCTATCGAACGGTTCATACGATCTGATTACATCCATGCTGGATTCCCAGTATCAGGGGCTGCATCACCTTGTTATCGGCCGCGATCAATTCGCCTGCTGCATGCGCAAGGATCATCCACTAATGCGACGTGGTGGCGGACTTTCCCTCAATGAATACTGTACACTCGAGCACGCTGCCATTACTGGCGGTGGGGACAAAGTTCATATTATTGATGCTGAACTGGCTAAAATCGGCAAGCGTCGTACAATACGATTTTCTGCCACACTGTTTACGACAGTCTGTAAAGTTGTAAGTAACTCTGATATGATTGCGACAATGCCAAGCCATATTGCAAGCAACCTTGCCCCCGAATTCGGCCTATCATGGTGCGCACTACCTTTCTATATTGAGTCCTTCGACTATACTATTGCATGGCATGAACGACAGCATCATGATGCCTCACATATATGGTTCCGCAATATGATGCAGCAGCTTATTCAATCCAGCCTATACAGTCATATGGCACAGGAAGCACCGAGTGACATATTGTGCGTGCTATAA
- the purN gene encoding phosphoribosylglycinamide formyltransferase: MALKIAVLASGSGSNLQSIIDAVERGSLEADIRLVLCNRSDAFALERAKKAGIPTATILHAGYENREAFDAAMIEQLQAAGADLIVLAGFMRLLTPLFIQTFSGRIINIHPALLPSFKGAHGIADAVDYGVKLAGCTVHFVDEIMDNGAIIAQAVVPFSSEESAEIVQKRVLSFEHRIYPQVLQWIATGRVTQDGRKVFVQDTGLPKVVPDGSFIVSPQLEDGF, encoded by the coding sequence ATGGCATTAAAAATAGCAGTACTTGCGTCCGGTTCCGGCTCAAACTTACAATCTATTATTGATGCCGTAGAACGCGGTTCGCTGGAAGCAGATATCCGTCTGGTTCTATGCAACCGCAGCGATGCCTTTGCGCTTGAACGCGCAAAAAAAGCAGGAATACCAACAGCTACCATTCTTCATGCAGGCTACGAAAACAGAGAAGCATTTGATGCGGCTATGATCGAGCAACTTCAAGCTGCTGGTGCTGATCTTATCGTACTTGCTGGTTTTATGCGTCTACTGACTCCTTTGTTCATTCAAACATTTTCAGGACGCATTATTAACATCCATCCTGCCCTGCTTCCTTCCTTCAAAGGAGCACATGGCATTGCAGATGCTGTTGATTACGGTGTAAAGCTGGCAGGATGCACTGTACATTTCGTAGATGAAATTATGGACAATGGTGCTATTATTGCTCAAGCAGTGGTTCCATTTTCTTCTGAAGAGTCAGCAGAGATTGTGCAGAAGCGTGTTCTTTCATTTGAGCACCGCATTTACCCGCAAGTCTTACAGTGGATTGCTACCGGACGTGTAACCCAAGACGGACGTAAAGTTTTTGTGCAGGATACAGGCTTACCTAAGGTAGTGCCTGACGGCAGCTTTATTGTTTCACCTCAATTAGAAGATGGATTTTAG